GCCCTGGATTTGGTGGTAGAAAATTTGTCAAAGAGTTTTGGATTCTTTAATAATTTGTCGCAAGTAGCTAAATAATTAATTACGAATTATGAATTACGAATTACGAATTAAAAACTAAAAATGTATCAGCGAACAGGACAAGGAGAGGCAATACTGAAGGTAGAAGAGGTGAAAAAGAATTTCTACATCGGGGGACAGGATTTGCCGGTGCTAAAGGGGATAACCTTACAGGTTAACCGGGGGGATTTTGCAATAATTTTCGGGCCGTCAGGGTGTGGGAAATCAACCTTGTTACACGCTATTTTGGGGATGGAACCGCCAACCTCGGGCAAAGTATGGATTGACGGAGTGAATTTGTACAATATGGACGAAGACGAGATTGTCCGACATAGAAAAGAGAGAATCGGGATTGTTTTTCAGCAATCGATTTGGATAAAGTCACTAACCGTGTTGGAAAATGTAAGTTTCCCAAACAGGCTTAAAGGGATGAGCAAGGAGGAGGCGGAATCGTTGGCCTTGGAGACTCTAAAGTCAGTGACACTGGATAATTGGGCTCATCACCACCCTTCGGAACTGTCTTCGGGGCAGCAGCAAAGGGTGAGTTTGGCCAGGGCGTTGACGATTGATCCTTTGGTGATTGTGGCGGATGAACCGACGGGGAATTTGGATACGGTTTCGGGAGATGAGTTAATGGAATTGGTATCGGAGCTAAATACAAAAAGAGGGAAAACGGTGCTAATGGTGACTCACGACTTGGAATATTTGAGATACGCAAATAAGCTGTTTCATATAATTGATGGGGAACTAGTAGAAGAAGTGGACGGGAAGGGGGCGATGGAATTGGCACAAAAGTTGAAAAGTAAAAAAGGTCTGCGAACGAGAACGACGGTTCGCGATAAGAATTTTTTAGTCAGTAATAAAGAAAAATATGTGGCAAAATAGATTGATAAAAATTAAGGAAAAATTTTTAACAACAGGGGTGTTTTTGTGGTCCAATGTGGTGTTTATTGCCATACTTTATGTCTATGTAACCAGGGCGCTAATTATCCGCTTGTTAAGGCTAAGGGTATTAGGTTTTGTGCCCAGATTGATACACTTAGAGATATTGGTAAAAATACTTGATAAGGTAACCAAGTCGATTGATTTTGACGTAAAAAACCAAGTTTCCCGGGGCTATTTGGTAGAACTGGCTTTTAGGAACATGAAATCGAAAAAGAATCGGACGGTGGTGACAATCGGAGGAGTGGCCCTGGGGGTGGGAGCAATCGTGTTTTTGGTGTCGATGGGGTATGGGCTGGAGCGGATGGTGATTTCCAAGGTGGCCAGGTTGGATGAACTAAAAATGGCAGACGTATCGTCGGGAAAGGCGGCATCGCTGACGATGAATGATGAAATAATTAAAAGAATAAAGGGTCTCGACGGAGTGGCGGAAGTTATTCCGATGGTGTCGATGGTGTCGAAGGTGAGATACAACAATTCTGTTTTGGATGTAATGACGTATGGGGTTGACGAAAGATATCTAAAAGCAGTCAATGCCAAATTTTTAAACGGGGAGCCGTTTAAGAATAAAAATGGAGACATAATGTCGATGGTCCCAATTGAATATTCGGGTGAGGGGGAGGTGGCGGGGATAGAACAGGAAGTGGTTTGGGTGCAAAAAGGGGAAAAGGTGGAAGACGGGGTAATCAGATTTAATGTGGCAGAGGGGAAGAAAGTTTTGGTGTATGAAGATTGTGACACGGATTCGACGGCTGCCGGTGAGGTAATTAGAAGTGAGGGTGGGTATATCGGGGAAGAAGTGTGGGGCGAGGTCTATGGTGAGGCCGATTCAGCCGTGGTGGGCAAAGATGTCTATCAGGAAGTAACTTATTCTAAGTGGGTCAGGACAAAGGCGCCTCTCTGGAAGGTGGATGATAAGGGAGTGGCGATTCCGTATCTGGATGGAGTGGGGAAGCAAAAATGGACAATCGGCTGTATTAAATCAGAGGATCTAATCATTGAGGCGCAGAGCATGGAAGAGTTTAATGCGGATAATCTGGACGAGTATATCTTTGGGTTGGAAAACAAGATTTTGGGAGAGACAATTTCTTCTGCCTCGGCTAGCCGGACGGCTTCGACCTCGGCGGAGTTGGTAGCGGTAGAGGCCAGTTCGAGTGCGGTCCTATTTGAGACGATAGTGGCCACAGATTCGGCCGGGGTAGAATGGGTGGAATTAAGAAAGATTGGAGAGGACAAAAATAAGCTGATGGAAATTGAGTACACGACGGAACCGGTGGCAGAGGCTTATGTGACCACCGGTTTGCTAAAGATGTTGGGTTTGGCCTCCAGTGAAGCGGCGGGGAAAAAGTTTATGGTTTCATATATTATCCCCGACGGACTAGTAGAGGGGAAAAGTGGCAGGATGCAATCGGTCGAGAGGGAGTACAAGATTATGGGAGTGGTGGAGGATGATGGCAATAACTTTTATTATTTTCATTTGACAGATACAAAAAGTTTAGGGGCTAAAAGTTATTCACAGCTCAAAGTGACGGTGGTTGATAAAGCTAAGTTGGCTGAAGTCAGAAAAGCGATTGAGACGATTGGTTTTAAAACAACTAGCACGGTAGATACGGTGGCGGGGATTGAGCGGATTTTTGGAACTTTGAGATTGATTTTGGGGCTGTTGGGAACAATTGCTTTGGCGGTGGCCTCGTTGGGGATGTTCAATACTATGACGGTGTCGCTTTTGGAGCGGACCAGGGAGGTGGGGGTAATGAAGTCAATGGGAATGTTGTCGAAAGAAGTGAGAGAATTATTTTTGGCCGAATCGATGATTATGGGAATGGGAGGAGGGACATTGGGGGTGCTGTTTGGATTTATGATGGGTTGGACTTTATCGATAACATTGTCGGCGGTATCGGTGCTAAAGGGGCAGGGGGTGATAAATATTTCGTATGTGCCATGGTTTTTTGTAGCTTTTATTATGTTTATTTCTTTTATGGTGGGGATGGTGACCGGGTGGTATCCCAGTAAACGGGCGAGAATGATTTCGGCTTTGAATGCGTTGAGGTATGAATAAGAAAAAGAAAGTCTAAAAGTCTGAAAGTCTTAAAGTCGAAAGTTATAAAGTTCATAAAGTTTATAAAGAGGGGGAAAAAATAACGTCATTGCCACACTTCTTCCGGCAGAGGCGGACAAGCGCAATGGTGGGTAAACCGGCAGGCGGGTTTGTAATCAGTAATTGGTAATTTGTAATCTGCAATAAACAGAAGATATAATTAGGTATGCCAATAATCAGGGGAGTAGAACACGGGGAGCTGATTGGGGAGAATGGTGAAAAAATTGAACTGCCGGTTTCTCCCAGGAAAGTGCCTAAACCAAAACGAAAAATTCTAGTGGCACCACAATCGGACGAGTTGAGAGAAGCAGGATGCAGAAGGGAGGAATTTAACGAGATAGCGGAGGGTACAACCGATACGCAGGTGGTGGCAGTAGAATTACCGATTAGAAGGAAAACAAGTCGGTCTAGAAGGAAAAGAGCCGCACCCGAGGAATAGCCTGATTGTGCTAGAATAAGCCATGAATTTTGCTGAAATCGAGCCAAAATGGTTAAAGTTTTGGAATGAGCATCCGGAGCTTTATAGAGCCACTGAGTCTGAAAGTCTGAAAGCCATGCCTGCCGGCAGGCAGGTCTTAAAGTCTGAAAGTAAAAAAGATAAAAAATACATTTTGGTGGAGTTTCCGTATCCGAGTGGAAGCGGATTGCATGTTGGTCATGCTTTTAGTTTTACGGCAGCAGACATATATGCCAGGTTTAAGAGAATGCAGGGGTATAATGTGATGTTTCCTATGGGGTGGGATGCGTTTGGACTGCCGACTGAGAATTATGCAATAAAGATGAAGCGGAAACCACAAGAGATTGCCCGGGAGAATATTGATATGTTTAGGGAGCAGGCGAAGAGGTTGGCGCTTTCTTTTGATTGGGAGAGAGAAGTAAGCACGATTGATCCAAATTATTATAAATGGACTCAATGGATTTTTATACAATTATTTAAGAAGGGATTGGCATACAAGAAAGAGATGCCGATTAATTGGTGTCCTTCATGTAAAATCGGTTTGGCAAATGAAGAAGTAGTGGATGGGAAGTGTGAACGGTGTGGGGCAGAAGTTTCAAGAAGAAATATTTCCCAATGGGTGGTAAAAATTACTAATTATGCAGACCGACTGCTAGAAGGGTTAAAAAATACCGATTTTATCGATAAAGTAAAACAGGCGCAGATAAACTGGATTGATCGTAAAGAATGGATCGATATTACTTATCCGATTGAAGGAACGAAAGAAACAGTGACAGTGGCAACGACCAGGCCGGATACAAATTTTGGAGCGACTTTTATTGTGTTGGCGCCGGAACATGATTTGGTAAGTAAGTTGACAACCGGAATGCTAAAAACGGATCAGGACTTAAAAGAGATAAAGAACTATGTGGTTAAAGCTAAGAGGAAATCGGAATTAGAAAGGCAGCGGGAAGTAACCGGTAGGGATAAAACGGGGGTGTTTACCGGATTGTATGCAATTAACCACTTAACAAATAAAAAAATGCCGATTTGGATAACGGATTTTGTATTGGCAACAGTGGGAACGGGGGCGGTGGTTGGAGTGCCGGGACACGATATTCGTGATTTTGAATTTGCCAAGCAATTTGGTCTGGAGGTGAAAAGAGTAGTAGTAGGTAAAGATGGTGATAAATCGGAAATAATCAAAAAGGAACAGGTTCAGGAAGAGGAGGGGGAGATGGTCAATTCCGGTTTTCTTGACGGACTCGGTATCCATGAGGCAACAAAAAAGGTTATGGATTATTTGGAAGAGAAGGGGTGGGGGAAAAGATCGATCAGATATCACTTAAGAGACTGGATATTTTCCAGGCAGCATTATTGGGGAGAGCCAATACCGATGATTTTTTGCGAAAAATGCGCAGAAAATCAAACCCTACCCCCGGCCCCTTCCCTTGACAGGGCAGGGGAAAAAGAAATTCTCCCTTGTCAAGGGGAGATGGCCGAAGGCCAGAGGGGTTTGAATTGCGGTTGGGTTCCGGTGCCGGAGGATCAACTGCCAATTAAGTTGCCGGAGGTTGAGGCGTATGAGCCGACTGAGGACGGGAAGAGCCCGTTGTCAAAAATTGAAAGCTTTGTGAAGTGCAAATGCCCGGTATGCGGGGGCGAGGCAAAGAGGGAAACGGATACAATGCCAAACTGGGCGGGATCTGACTGGTATTATCTCGCATATTTATTACCTAATATGCGAGAGTCTGAAAGTCAAAAGTCAAAAGTCGAAAGTAATAAGGGAAATATTTTTATTGAAAATCAAGAGAAACTAAGAGAATGGATGCCGGTTGATATATATATTGGCGGGGATGAACACAATACTTTGCATTTGCTGTATTCCCGGTTTATTTACCAGTTTTTATGGGATTTGGGAGTGGTCCCCAAAGAGTATCCGGAGCCGTATATAAAGCGGGTATCGCATGGGGTGATTTTGGGGCCGGATAATCAGAGGATGAGTAAGTCGAAGGGAAATATAATAGTGCCGGAAAAGGTGTCTGAGGTATATGGAGTGGATGTGATTAGGTGCTATCTAATGTTTATGGGACCGTTTGATGCAGTAATGGCATGGAATGAAAAAACTTTAATGGGGGTGAAGAGGTTTTTGGATAGGTTTAGTAAATATATTAATGATCAATTACGAATTACCCACCTCGGCGGGCAGGCGAATTACGAATTAGACATAGTGTCTGCTAGCAAAGCCGAGGATAAAGTGTTTATCAATAAGATGGTGGCCGGGGTGACAAAGGACTTAGAAGAATTTGGCTATAACACGGCGATAGCGAAGATGATGGAAGGAATAAATCAATTACGAATTAATAATTACGAATTACGAATTGAGGAAATAAAAACGTTAATTAAATTAATTGCGCCGTTTGCGCCGTATTTGGGGGAGGAGCTTTGGAGCATGTGTGGAGAAAAGGGGTCGGTACATGTTTCTGCCTGGCCGGTGGCAGAGGATAAGTATTTGGTTGAGAAGACAATTACAATAGCGGTGGCGATTAATGGAAAAGTGAGGGATCAGATAGAAGTCGAAAGTCTAAAAGTCTTAAAGTCTGAAAGTAAAGAAGAAATTATTGCGGAGGCAAAGAAATTGGAAAAGATTCAAAAGTGGCTGGAAGGAAAGAAGATTATCAGAGAAATATATGTGCCGGGGAAGATGGTTAATTTTGTAGTAGAGTAGTCTATGGGCGAAGATGATGTTGCTGAGATGACTACTCCTGCAGAAGAGATAGATATAAAGGACGTTTATAAGGGGCCGATGATAAATGTAGTGGAGGAAAGCAGGAAAGGTCTGATTAGTAACCAGAGAGTATCAGAGATGTTGGAGGTATTAGGTAAAGGTGGAGTAGTGATGGTGGAATCCGCCTTCCCTCGATTTGCTATGTATGATAGTGGTAAATTGGAATTTGGTTTGCCGAAGGAACCGGAAACGGAAGTTGGTGTGATACATGAGTTAGTCCATGCTGAACAGTGGCTCGGGGTTTTTAGGGAAGGTATTACTCCCGAACAATTTATGCAATGGCTCGATGGAGATGATTCTGGTATTGCAGAAGTACTCGCTGAAATATCAGCGTATAGAGTTCAGCTAGAACAGCTCTTTTTTAGAGGGATTGCCGAAGGCGAAATTGTAGAAGAATTACGAAGGAGGGTTGGTTGGGGGGAGGAAATAGTTAGAGAGGCTGGTTATGAGGTTCCGGAGGATATAAAAAATCCGTATTGTGATTTTATGGGTATAGAACATCTTAATGAATAAAAAGTACGAAATTATTAACCTAGATAATGGAATAAGGGCGTTGGTAGTGCCACTTCGGGGGTTGAAGTCGGTGACGGTGGAGGTGTTTGTAAAGATCGGGTCGAAATATGAAGGCCCGGGTGAACATGGGATGAGCCATTTTTTGGAACACATGGCTTTTAAGGGAACTATGAAGAGGCCTAGTGCCAGATCTATAGTTAATGAAATTGACAGTCGGGGGGCGGCACACAATGCCGGGACGGGTCATGAATATACGTCTTACTACATAAAGACGGTACAAGAAAATGTACCATGGGCGTTGGAGCTGTTGGCGGATATTTTGTTTAATTCAAAATTTGATGGTGAAGAGATAAAAAAGGAGAAGGGGGTGATTGTTGAAGAGATAAGAATGTACAAAGATAATCCGGTAATGGGATTATCTTCGGAATTTGTAAAATTTCTTTACGGAAAGTCAAAAATTGGTTGTTGGAACATATCGGGAGAGGAAAAGGATATATCTGTTATTAATAGAGGTACTTTGATTGATTACCGGG
This sequence is a window from Candidatus Shapirobacteria bacterium. Protein-coding genes within it:
- a CDS encoding FtsX-like permease family protein, which codes for MWQNRLIKIKEKFLTTGVFLWSNVVFIAILYVYVTRALIIRLLRLRVLGFVPRLIHLEILVKILDKVTKSIDFDVKNQVSRGYLVELAFRNMKSKKNRTVVTIGGVALGVGAIVFLVSMGYGLERMVISKVARLDELKMADVSSGKAASLTMNDEIIKRIKGLDGVAEVIPMVSMVSKVRYNNSVLDVMTYGVDERYLKAVNAKFLNGEPFKNKNGDIMSMVPIEYSGEGEVAGIEQEVVWVQKGEKVEDGVIRFNVAEGKKVLVYEDCDTDSTAAGEVIRSEGGYIGEEVWGEVYGEADSAVVGKDVYQEVTYSKWVRTKAPLWKVDDKGVAIPYLDGVGKQKWTIGCIKSEDLIIEAQSMEEFNADNLDEYIFGLENKILGETISSASASRTASTSAELVAVEASSSAVLFETIVATDSAGVEWVELRKIGEDKNKLMEIEYTTEPVAEAYVTTGLLKMLGLASSEAAGKKFMVSYIIPDGLVEGKSGRMQSVEREYKIMGVVEDDGNNFYYFHLTDTKSLGAKSYSQLKVTVVDKAKLAEVRKAIETIGFKTTSTVDTVAGIERIFGTLRLILGLLGTIALAVASLGMFNTMTVSLLERTREVGVMKSMGMLSKEVRELFLAESMIMGMGGGTLGVLFGFMMGWTLSITLSAVSVLKGQGVINISYVPWFFVAFIMFISFMVGMVTGWYPSKRARMISALNALRYE
- the leuS gene encoding leucine--tRNA ligase, giving the protein MNFAEIEPKWLKFWNEHPELYRATESESLKAMPAGRQVLKSESKKDKKYILVEFPYPSGSGLHVGHAFSFTAADIYARFKRMQGYNVMFPMGWDAFGLPTENYAIKMKRKPQEIARENIDMFREQAKRLALSFDWEREVSTIDPNYYKWTQWIFIQLFKKGLAYKKEMPINWCPSCKIGLANEEVVDGKCERCGAEVSRRNISQWVVKITNYADRLLEGLKNTDFIDKVKQAQINWIDRKEWIDITYPIEGTKETVTVATTRPDTNFGATFIVLAPEHDLVSKLTTGMLKTDQDLKEIKNYVVKAKRKSELERQREVTGRDKTGVFTGLYAINHLTNKKMPIWITDFVLATVGTGAVVGVPGHDIRDFEFAKQFGLEVKRVVVGKDGDKSEIIKKEQVQEEEGEMVNSGFLDGLGIHEATKKVMDYLEEKGWGKRSIRYHLRDWIFSRQHYWGEPIPMIFCEKCAENQTLPPAPSLDRAGEKEILPCQGEMAEGQRGLNCGWVPVPEDQLPIKLPEVEAYEPTEDGKSPLSKIESFVKCKCPVCGGEAKRETDTMPNWAGSDWYYLAYLLPNMRESESQKSKVESNKGNIFIENQEKLREWMPVDIYIGGDEHNTLHLLYSRFIYQFLWDLGVVPKEYPEPYIKRVSHGVILGPDNQRMSKSKGNIIVPEKVSEVYGVDVIRCYLMFMGPFDAVMAWNEKTLMGVKRFLDRFSKYINDQLRITHLGGQANYELDIVSASKAEDKVFINKMVAGVTKDLEEFGYNTAIAKMMEGINQLRINNYELRIEEIKTLIKLIAPFAPYLGEELWSMCGEKGSVHVSAWPVAEDKYLVEKTITIAVAINGKVRDQIEVESLKVLKSESKEEIIAEAKKLEKIQKWLEGKKIIREIYVPGKMVNFVVE
- a CDS encoding ABC transporter ATP-binding protein yields the protein MYQRTGQGEAILKVEEVKKNFYIGGQDLPVLKGITLQVNRGDFAIIFGPSGCGKSTLLHAILGMEPPTSGKVWIDGVNLYNMDEDEIVRHRKERIGIVFQQSIWIKSLTVLENVSFPNRLKGMSKEEAESLALETLKSVTLDNWAHHHPSELSSGQQQRVSLARALTIDPLVIVADEPTGNLDTVSGDELMELVSELNTKRGKTVLMVTHDLEYLRYANKLFHIIDGELVEEVDGKGAMELAQKLKSKKGLRTRTTVRDKNFLVSNKEKYVAK